Proteins from a single region of Leptolyngbya sp. CCY15150:
- a CDS encoding PRC-barrel domain-containing protein has protein sequence MTFEQYCQRADLLGTQIITRDTGKRLGVVSQIWVDIDRREVVAFGLRESVLSGVLSSTQETMLLSNIRQIGDVILVDDDNAVEDAFDTDPYSILINSEVITETGELLGKVRGFKFNVNDGKVESLVIASLGIPLIPDQVISTYELSIEEVVSSGPDRLIVFEGAEEKMVQMTVGVLERLGIGRPPWDRDVDDYYVMPTSTSNQLGTGMPVAQPLQTVMPTARETWDEDNWNEPQERVMPEPLRQAEPEPVYYQEANWGNETYEQQVAYVDEDYDAPPGAAPAPYPEAQYEDVEVTGDAWADEDKPKPYTPPKLNLPDRQKVAEYEEEIDY, from the coding sequence ATGACTTTTGAACAGTACTGCCAACGAGCCGACCTCCTAGGAACTCAAATTATCACCCGAGACACTGGCAAGCGACTCGGCGTCGTCAGTCAGATCTGGGTAGACATCGATCGTCGTGAAGTTGTGGCCTTTGGCTTACGGGAAAGTGTGTTGTCTGGGGTCTTGTCGAGCACGCAAGAGACCATGCTGTTGAGCAACATCCGCCAAATTGGTGATGTGATTTTGGTCGATGACGACAACGCGGTTGAAGATGCGTTTGATACCGATCCCTACAGCATTCTCATCAATAGCGAAGTGATCACCGAAACCGGCGAACTGCTGGGTAAAGTGCGAGGGTTTAAGTTCAACGTTAATGATGGCAAGGTTGAATCCTTGGTGATTGCGTCCCTAGGCATCCCGCTGATTCCCGATCAAGTGATTAGCACCTATGAACTGTCTATTGAAGAAGTGGTCAGCAGCGGCCCCGATCGCCTGATTGTCTTTGAGGGGGCAGAGGAGAAGATGGTGCAGATGACGGTGGGAGTGCTGGAACGCCTGGGTATTGGTCGTCCCCCTTGGGATCGGGATGTGGATGATTACTACGTGATGCCCACCTCGACCTCCAATCAACTAGGAACGGGTATGCCGGTTGCCCAACCGCTGCAGACGGTGATGCCTACGGCCCGAGAAACCTGGGACGAGGACAACTGGAACGAGCCCCAAGAACGCGTTATGCCTGAACCTCTGCGCCAGGCCGAACCCGAGCCGGTTTACTATCAAGAAGCCAACTGGGGTAATGAGACCTATGAGCAGCAGGTGGCCTATGTGGATGAAGATTATGATGCACCTCCAGGAGCAGCCCCTGCACCCTATCCTGAGGCTCAGTATGAGGACGTAGAGGTGACCGGGGATGCTTGGGCGGATGAAGACAAGCCCAAGCCCTACACGCCGCCCAAGCTCAACCTGCCCGATCGGCAGAAAGTGGCGGAGTATGAAGAGGAAATCGATTACTAG
- a CDS encoding glycosyltransferase family 4 protein — protein sequence MWHHYHHDLDARIRLLIITQFYPPDYAATGQLIEELAIKLSQKEFKVHVFTGQPGYAFSTASAPKYEQIHQLSIQRSQISRFWSQRIRGKALNGLLFCLRAVLHMVRAAMHHDIAVLTTAPPYLPVLGYFARRLLGLRYICLVYDLYPDVAVRLGVLKPNHRLTNLWRWINCKVWGQAEQIIVLSSTIRDHIVQNYGIPAHRISVIHSWSDPNLVVPRPKSDNWFAQRHGLDRTFTVLYSGNMGRCHDLETVMATAKLLQHEQVRFVFVGDGAKRSLCMQLAEDYGLQNCLFLPYQDKQDLPYSLTACDLSLVSLSRGMEGLLAPSKLYGCLAAGRPVAVICDDRSYLKDLVTEAECGEAFQQGDREGLAAFILHLMANPQRVEAMGQAGRTYLEHHFTPDIIAEHYAQVICRSAGRSRRPQLLPSAAPQRQAVPVSDRLD from the coding sequence ATGTGGCATCACTATCATCATGACTTGGACGCTCGTATTCGTCTGCTTATTATTACGCAGTTTTATCCACCCGACTACGCTGCAACGGGTCAACTCATTGAAGAACTAGCGATTAAACTGAGTCAAAAAGAGTTTAAGGTTCACGTCTTCACAGGGCAGCCAGGCTACGCATTTTCTACCGCCTCGGCACCGAAGTATGAACAGATTCATCAGCTTTCGATTCAGCGATCGCAAATTTCTCGATTCTGGTCTCAACGGATTCGCGGTAAAGCCCTGAATGGGCTGTTATTCTGCCTGCGGGCTGTCTTGCATATGGTGCGAGCCGCCATGCACCACGACATTGCTGTGTTGACAACCGCACCGCCTTACTTACCCGTTTTGGGATACTTCGCCCGGCGTCTGTTAGGACTGCGTTATATCTGCCTTGTCTATGATCTATACCCGGACGTTGCGGTACGATTGGGCGTCCTGAAGCCGAATCATCGGCTTACCAACCTTTGGCGCTGGATTAACTGTAAAGTTTGGGGCCAAGCCGAGCAAATTATTGTTCTGAGTTCGACGATTCGAGATCACATTGTTCAGAACTACGGAATTCCTGCCCATCGTATTTCTGTGATTCATAGCTGGTCTGATCCTAACCTGGTTGTACCTCGACCGAAATCAGATAATTGGTTCGCCCAGCGCCATGGCCTCGATCGCACCTTCACGGTTTTGTATTCTGGGAATATGGGACGCTGCCATGATCTGGAAACAGTTATGGCTACAGCAAAACTGCTTCAGCATGAACAGGTACGGTTCGTCTTTGTGGGAGATGGGGCCAAGCGATCGCTCTGTATGCAACTAGCAGAAGACTATGGGCTGCAGAACTGTTTATTCCTGCCCTATCAAGATAAGCAAGATTTGCCCTATTCCCTGACCGCCTGCGATCTGTCGTTAGTGTCTCTCAGTCGCGGCATGGAGGGACTGTTGGCACCCAGTAAGCTCTATGGCTGCCTGGCCGCAGGGCGACCCGTGGCGGTGATTTGTGACGATCGCTCCTATCTCAAAGACTTGGTGACGGAGGCGGAGTGTGGTGAGGCTTTTCAGCAGGGCGATCGCGAAGGGCTAGCGGCGTTTATTCTGCATTTGATGGCCAATCCACAGCGGGTGGAGGCTATGGGGCAGGCGGGACGCACCTACCTAGAGCATCACTTTACGCCAGATATTATTGCCGAGCACTATGCCCAGGTGATTTGCCGCAGTGCCGGGCGATCGCGCCGTCCTCAACTCCTGCCGTCTGCTGCACCACAGCGCCAAGCTGTGCCGGTGTCCGATCGCTTGGATTAG